The Molothrus ater isolate BHLD 08-10-18 breed brown headed cowbird chromosome 1, BPBGC_Mater_1.1, whole genome shotgun sequence genome includes a window with the following:
- the EIF1B gene encoding eukaryotic translation initiation factor 1b has product MSSIQNLQSFDPFADATKGDDLLPAGTEDYIHIRIQQRNGRKTLTTVQGIADDYDKKKLVKAFKKKFACNGTVIEHPEYGEVIQLQGDQRKNICQFLLEIGIVKEEQLKVHGF; this is encoded by the exons acCCCTTTGCTGATGCAACAAAGGGCGACGACTTACTCCCGGCAGGGACTGAGGATTACATTCATATAAGGATCCAGCAACGGAACGGAAGAAAGACACTGACAACTGTTCAGGGCATTGCAGATGATTATGACAAGAAGAAACTTGTGAAAGCCTTCAAAAAG AAATTTGCTTGTAATGGTACTGTGATTGAGCATCCTGAATACGGTGAAGTTATCCAGCTGCAAGGTGACCAGAGGAAGAACATTTGCCAATTCCTCTTGGAG ATTGGCATTGTCAAGGAAGAACAACTGAAAGTTCATGGTTTCTAA